The window TGTATCAAAATGACTAAAATTTTATAGTCATGGAGCGACATGCTCCTTTTTTTGGCTATTCATCGTAAAAAAATCAGTCTGTAAATTTAATTTTATGGGTTAGACTTAATTTTAAGCACGACGAAAAGAAGGACGTTTCTTTCCTTCAAAACGACAGTCTATTCTGATTTTTTAAGCCACTTTCCCTGGATGAAGTTGTTGTCCGCAACGATGGCTTTGAATTTTGTTATGTAATTTTTGTACATTATATCCAAAACATAGAAGCAATAGTTCGACTGTGACCTGAATTTTTCCACGGGTTAAAAATTTTCTGAAGCCGTAATCTTGTTTTAACACGCCAAAAGCACCTTCGACTTGAATCGAACGATTCTTTCTTAACAGAATCCCTTCTTCACTTTGGATATTTTTAAGGGACTCTGTTCTTAGCGAAAGCATTTTTTTAGACACTTCCAATCGTTTTGAGTTTCCTTCTTTCGCTTTTGTACATTTTAAACGCAAAGGACAATCTTGGCAGGTTTCACATTCATAAATCGTGACTTCTTTTCGATAACCGGTCTGACTTTCTCGAATTTTAACTTCGATCGGTTTTAACGTTCTGCCATTTGCGCACGTATAGGTATCGTTGAGTTCATCGTACGTCATGTTTTCTCGTTTCCCCAGTTGAGCTTTATATTTTCTTGTTTTTGAGGTTTCATAGTTGAGGGGCTTAATGAAACCTTTTTGATGGTTTTCCTTCAAATAAGCATAATTTTCTTCACTTTCATATCCAGCATCCGCAATGATTTGTTTAAACGTTCTGGAAAGCCGACCTTTCAGGGAATCTAAAAATGGAATGAGTGTGGGGACATCGTTAGCTGACTGAAAAACGCCCACACCTACGATATACTCGGCCTCAACTCCAATCTGGACATTATACCCAGGTTTGAGTTGCCCATTTTTCATGTGATCTTCTTTCATTCGCATGAAGGTGGCATCCGGATCTGTTTTTGAACAACTTGAGCGGGTTGAACCGATCATTTTTTGATAGTCCAAGTAAATGATTTGTTTCTCTATGAATGCTTCAAGTGTTTCAATCTGACGTTGAAGCTCTGTTTTTCGCTTCCCTTTCCCATAAACAAATTCAAGAGATTGTTCGATGACTTTTTCTTTTAAATTCAATAAACAAGCCTCTAACACAGGTAATGGATTCTTAACATCAAATGAATAGGAAGTGAGATAGCTGTCATTCACTTGTTGAAGGAGTTTTTCTATTTTGACCTGGAGCTTCGCTTCATTTTTAGTCACTGATTTTAACCAAATAAACGAATAGCGATTGGCATTGGCTTCAACTTTTGTTCCATCAATAAATAGGTTCTTAAAATGAATTTCATCTAAGGTGTGAAGACACTCAATGAATTGATCAAATAAATCTTCCATGACACCATCGCTTAAATGATGTTTTCTAAATCGATTAATCGTATGATGGCTAGGCGCTGGATATCCATTTAATAACCAGATGAAATGAATATCCCGTTGACAAAGTCGCTGAATTTCTCGTGAAGAAAAAGAGCGATTCATGTACGCGTAAATTAAAATCTTAAACATGATCACCGGTGGTACGACAGAATTTCTCCCTTTATCAGAGTAAGTGCCTAATAATTTTTTATCATCTAATCCCTCCAATAATTGATTAAGCAAACGTACAGGATCATGAGGTGGAATATAAACTTGAATATCCATCGTTAAAGAGAGTTGATATCCAGCTGAATAAGTTGTATAATCTTGATGTATATTTTCTTGATTACGCATAAAAAAAGTATACAAAAAAGCAGTCCCGAATGGGACTGCCTTTTTTTGTATCTTTTAGATTTTTAATTCAAGGGCCATCTATTTTGAGACAGTCCCTTTAAACTAAAACTATTTTAGTTAAAACATAAACCAAAATAAATCCTGGGATTCCTAAGGTACCTGTTATAAACGAAGTAATGTAATTGAGAGGAACTGATGCACTAAAGTAAACTCCTACAATATTAAATAGATATAGCGCAAATACTCCTATAATAAAACGTTTGATCAACCATCCGATTAATTTCATAATGCTGTTATAAAACACAATGCTTTATAACAAGTCACCTCCCTTCCTATTTGAAATCATATGCAAGGCTAAGGCGTGATATAACTCAAATCAGCGGGAGAATATAGTTAATAAAATAAAAAAATAGTTACTGCTTAATACAGTAACTATTTTTTCCTAGAATAATTCTCTACGTCCTTCTAGCGCTCGAATTAACGTGACTTCATCGGCATATTCGATTGAACGTCCCATTTCTAATCCGCGTGCAATACGCGTCACTTTAACATCTGTATTTTTTAAAAGTTTAGCAATGTACTGTGACGTAGCATCTCCTTCAAGCGTTGCACTTAATGCTAGAATTAACTCTTTTATATTTTCATCTTTTAATCGTTCAATTAATGCAGGAATCCCGATATCTTCTGGTCCCATTCCATCTAGCGGTGAAAGAACACCATTTAACACATGATATAATCCTTTAAATCCTCTCATACGTTCAATGGCGATAACATCTTTAGGATCTTGTACCACAGCGATGATTGAGCGATCTCTATGTTGATCGGCACAAATACCACAAGGATCAGTATCTGTAATATGACCGCAAATCGGGCATTTAAACAACTGACGTTTACTATCAATTAATGCTTTAGCAAATGTAGTAGCATCATCTTCTTTCATTGAACTGATAACATGAAAGGCTAATCTTTCGGCTGTTTTATTTCCTATTCCAGGTAGTTTACTAAAACTTTCAATTAGTTTTGTAATTGGTTGTGGATATTGCATGATATCTCCTTAGAATAATCCTGGGATGTTCATCCCTTTTGTAAATTGACCCATTGTTGATTCAGTTTTTTCATCAACTTGACGTAATGCGTCATTTAAAGCTAATAAAATAATGTCTTCTAACATTTCAACATCTTCTGGATCAACAACAGATGGATTAATATTAATTTTATTAATTTGTTTTGTTCCTGTTGCTTCAACTGTAACCATTCCACCAGCTGCAGTTCCTGTAAATACTGATTGTTCAATCTCTTGTTGTGCTTTCACCATGTCACGTTGCATTTTTTGAATTTTTTTCATCATCATTGGGTTCATACTTCTTCACTACTCCTATTCATCGATTATATTTACTAAGTCCGCTCCATACATTTCTACGATATTATTAACAAAGCTATTATCCTTAGTTTGGCTTTCCTCATTATAATTTATCACATTTTTAATATCCTGACTATATTGTTTTAAGCGTGGTTCTTCTCCACGTTTTTTTTGTTCAAGATAACTTTGGCGTTGTTCTAACCAAAAAGCTTCTGGCATTACAGTGAACGGATAAGATGCATCAAATAAATAATCCACAATTTGTTCTGCAACCTTACGATTATCTTCTCTTAATAATCGTTTACAACCAGGTTCATGTTTATACGTTAAAATGAATCCTTCATCTGAAGCTGCCACCACTTGTCCATCCTGTAATAAAGCAACAACTTCTTTATATTCTGGCATTGAAAGCGGGCTAATTTGTGACCATTTACTTAAAACACGATCACGAGCTTCTTTGGTCGCCTTCGATAAGATTTGTTCAATCGTTAACATTTCTTTTGTTACATGTTCAGGTAAGATAATACGCTCCGGTTCTTTTGGTAGTTTTAACTCTACTACTTCTGGCTCACTAAATAAATTCATTTTATACTGCGTGTCTGTTTTAGTGATTGAAGGCTCTTCTACTCTTACTGTCGGTGTTTGTTCGAGTTTTTTTACGAGTCGTTTTAATAAGGTCACTTCTTGTTTCAAGTCGCTAATCTCTGTTTCATAATCTTTATGACTTGCTGATTCATCGTTTCCATCTACTAAGCTTAATAATCCAACTTCAAGCATTAATTCAGGATGATTAGAATATCTAAGTTCTGATTGCAATTTATTTAATTTAAATAAGTAGTTGATGACATCATTTGATTTTAAACTTTCAACTAACTCTTCAAACATTGGATCATTCATTAACAAGTTTGATTTTAAAATTTTAGATTTTTGATAAACAAGTAAATCTCGATAAACAGAAATGAGTCCATCAATGATTCGACTAGGCTCTTTTCCGTTTTCTGTCATATCCTTAATTAAATCAATGACATTAGAAAAATCTAGGTTCTCAATTCCTTTAATAATCTGTAGTAATTGATGACTAGCAATCGTCCCGCTTAAAGCATGTACATCATCTAATATGATTTTATCATCTGAATATGAAATAACTTGATCAAGTAAGCTTAAGGCATCACGCATTCCACCTTCAGCTAATTCTGAAACGAGTTGAATGGCCGCCTCTTCATAATCTAGATTTTGTTGTTTCACAATCTCGATCAGATGTTGATAAATTTCTTTAGTTGATATTTGTTTAAAATCAAATCGCTGACAACGAGAAATAATAGTTGGGGGAATTTTATGTGGTTCTGTTGTAGCTAAGATAAAGATCACATGCTTAGGCGGTTCTTCTAATGTTTTTAACAGCGCATTGAAGGCACCTGTTGATAACATATGGACTTCATCTATAATATATACTTTGTAACGCCCCATCGTCGGAGCATATTTAACTTTGTCTCTAATTTCACGGATTTCATCGACGCCGTTATTACTTGCTGCGTCAATTTCAAAAACATCAGAATTGGATCCGTTTGTAATTGTTGTACAGTTTACACATTCATTACACGGTTCAGCCGTAGGGTAATTTATACAGTTAACAGCTTTTGCAATAATTTTTGCAATAGACGTTTTTCCTGTTCCTCGTGGCCCACAGAATAAATATGCATGTGATAAGCGCTCGTGTTTAAGAGCATTTTGTATCGTTCTTACAATATGTTTTTGTCCTACGACATCACTAAATTTTTGAGGACGATGAGCGCGGTATAATGCATGATAAGACATAAGAAAACTCCTACTCTCTAGTTTGAAAATTACCTTGATTATATCATAATTATTGACCTTGTATGACGACTTGTTACATATTTATGATTCAAATAAACTTTTTTATCTTCTTGTTTTAGTTCCCCTGGTTTTAATCCATTTATAAACAGTGAAAGATTTTATTCGTTTAATCCTTAATGTTACTTACTTTTTAGGTTTAACAGCTGTCATGTATATTATCCTTAATTAGATTGTTGATCATCTAAAAAATCTTGAAGAAAAACAAACTTATTATTAGTCTAGCTTGAATTTTTTAATATAGACTAATTGGATTCAAAAATAAAACGCGTAGATCATTCTACGCGTTTTATTTTAATTTAGGTGATAGCGACGTCCTTTTAGAGCATATAAGATTTCTTCTGCAATATTTGTGATGTGATCTCCTGCTCGTTCAATGTACTTATTAATTAAGATAGCATATGCCGTTCCAAAAACTTTTCCGTCAACTACCTGAATGTGAGTAATTAAAGACGCAAGAAGTTCATTATACACTTCATCGACTTGCTTATCCATGTCAGCCGCCTCTTTAATTTTTGTTTTATCTTCTTCTCTTAAGCCTTCCATCACAAGTTTTAACATTTGAATCACAAGTTCTAACATGTGGACAAGTTTATCAACGTTTTTCTCATAGTGTTCAAGTGATTCATTTTGTTTAATTAAGATGATATATTCAGCTAAGTTTTTGGTGTAATCAGCAATTCGTTCGTACTCAGTTGCTAGTCGCATGACCATTAAAATTTTACGTAAATCACTTGCTACTGGTTGCTGACGAATAATAAAAATTGTAGCTTCTTCCGTAATATCTTCTTGTAAGTCATCAATGTCTTGATCTTGTTTAATGATTTGTAAAGCAACTTCTAAGTCTAATGTTTTTAATGCTTTTAATGTGTTTTCATAAGACTGAACGGTTAAGTTTGATAATTTTTCCACACCTTGAAGTAAGGCTTCATAATCGGTTTCTAATTTTGTCTTTTTCATTCCAATTCCCCTCCAATACTATCCGAATCTACCGGTAATATAGTCCTCTGTTCGCTTATCTTTTGGATTAGTGAATATTTTATCTGTATCATCAAATTCAATGAGCTCTCCCATTAAGAAGAATGCCGTTTTGTCCGAGATACGTGCGGCTTGTTGCATTGAGTGAGTGACAATAACAATTGTGTATTTTTCTTTTAATTGTTGAATTAACTCTTCAACTTTTTGAGTAGCAATTGGATCTAAGGCTGATGTCGGTTCATCCATAAGAATGACTTCTGGTTCCATGGCAATGGCACGAGCGATGCATAAACGTTGCTGTTGTCCTCCTGATAATCCCATGGCTGATTTATTTAAACGATCTTTGACTTCATTCCATAAGGCCGCTCCACGAAGTGACTTTTCCACAATCTCATCTAATTTTTTCTTATCTTTAATTCCTTGGCAACGTGGTCCGTAAGCGATATTGTCATAAATACTCATCGGAAAAGGATTAGGTTTTTGAAATACCATTCCGACACGTGTACGTAATTTCATCACATCAATGTCTGAATAAATATCATCCCCATCTAATGTGACACTTCCTGTAATTTTGACCGTTTCAATTAGATCATTCATGCGATTTAATGTACGTAAAAACGTTGATTTCCCACACCCTGATGGTCCAATAAAAGCTGTCACTTGACGCTGTGGAATTTCTATATTGATGTGATGTAAGGCTTGGAAGTTCCCATAAAAAAGATTTAAATCTGTGACGTTGAATTTATGTTGCATTCCGTTTCACTCTCCTAGTAGTTTGCTTTACTGAATTTTTTAGAAATTAAACGTGAGATTAAATTTAAAGTAAAAACAATCATCAGAATAACAATTCCGATCGCTGCTGCCATTTCAATGTTACCTGATTCTTTAACTTCAACATAGGCACGTACTGTTAATGAGGTTCCTGTTTCAAATAACGATAAATTACCACTTGTTGGATTAATCGGTAGCTTAGCAAATGTTCCAACGGTGAATAATAAGGCTGCAGATTCTCCAATCGTACGCCCAATGGATAAGATCACTCCGACTAAGATACCTGGAATAGCGCTTGGTAAAATCACTTTAGATAACGTTTGAATTTTATTGGCACCTAGTCCATATGATGCTTCTCGATAGCTAACAGGAACTGCTTTTAAAGCTTCCTCTGTTGTACGCATCATCGTTGGTAATAATAAAATCATTAAAGTTAATCCCCCAGATAAAATAGACATACCAAGCTTTAGTGTATTTGCAAAGATTAACATTCCAAACAATCCATAGACAACGGAAGGAATTCCTGATAAAACCTCAGTAGCAAAGCGAATCATATTCACTAACTTTCCTGGTTTCGCATATTCAACTAGATAAATAGCTGCTAATACCCCCACCGGTGCTGAGAACAATAAAGCAACTAAAATTAACATTAAGGTTGAAATAATCATTGGGAAAATCCCCCCACCAGGTGAAACGACTTTAATCGTTAAATCATCACTTTCATTTAAAACTTCGATAATTTCGCTACCTTTAGTCTTATGATTAATTTTTAACCTGGATGAATCACTGTTAACTTGTTCTAGTTGATATCCTTTTTTAATTGGAAATGCTTCGCCTGCGTTATTTTTTG of the Turicibacter sp. TJ11 genome contains:
- a CDS encoding IS1182 family transposase — its product is MRNQENIHQDYTTYSAGYQLSLTMDIQVYIPPHDPVRLLNQLLEGLDDKKLLGTYSDKGRNSVVPPVIMFKILIYAYMNRSFSSREIQRLCQRDIHFIWLLNGYPAPSHHTINRFRKHHLSDGVMEDLFDQFIECLHTLDEIHFKNLFIDGTKVEANANRYSFIWLKSVTKNEAKLQVKIEKLLQQVNDSYLTSYSFDVKNPLPVLEACLLNLKEKVIEQSLEFVYGKGKRKTELQRQIETLEAFIEKQIIYLDYQKMIGSTRSSCSKTDPDATFMRMKEDHMKNGQLKPGYNVQIGVEAEYIVGVGVFQSANDVPTLIPFLDSLKGRLSRTFKQIIADAGYESEENYAYLKENHQKGFIKPLNYETSKTRKYKAQLGKRENMTYDELNDTYTCANGRTLKPIEVKIRESQTGYRKEVTIYECETCQDCPLRLKCTKAKEGNSKRLEVSKKMLSLRTESLKNIQSEEGILLRKNRSIQVEGAFGVLKQDYGFRKFLTRGKIQVTVELLLLCFGYNVQKLHNKIQSHRCGQQLHPGKVA
- a CDS encoding pro-sigmaK processing inhibitor BofA family protein; the encoded protein is MKLIGWLIKRFIIGVFALYLFNIVGVYFSASVPLNYITSFITGTLGIPGFILVYVLTKIVLV
- the recR gene encoding recombination mediator RecR translates to MQYPQPITKLIESFSKLPGIGNKTAERLAFHVISSMKEDDATTFAKALIDSKRQLFKCPICGHITDTDPCGICADQHRDRSIIAVVQDPKDVIAIERMRGFKGLYHVLNGVLSPLDGMGPEDIGIPALIERLKDENIKELILALSATLEGDATSQYIAKLLKNTDVKVTRIARGLEMGRSIEYADEVTLIRALEGRRELF
- a CDS encoding YbaB/EbfC family nucleoid-associated protein, coding for MNPMMMKKIQKMQRDMVKAQQEIEQSVFTGTAAGGMVTVEATGTKQINKININPSVVDPEDVEMLEDIILLALNDALRQVDEKTESTMGQFTKGMNIPGLF
- the dnaX gene encoding DNA polymerase III subunit gamma/tau → MSYHALYRAHRPQKFSDVVGQKHIVRTIQNALKHERLSHAYLFCGPRGTGKTSIAKIIAKAVNCINYPTAEPCNECVNCTTITNGSNSDVFEIDAASNNGVDEIREIRDKVKYAPTMGRYKVYIIDEVHMLSTGAFNALLKTLEEPPKHVIFILATTEPHKIPPTIISRCQRFDFKQISTKEIYQHLIEIVKQQNLDYEEAAIQLVSELAEGGMRDALSLLDQVISYSDDKIILDDVHALSGTIASHQLLQIIKGIENLDFSNVIDLIKDMTENGKEPSRIIDGLISVYRDLLVYQKSKILKSNLLMNDPMFEELVESLKSNDVINYLFKLNKLQSELRYSNHPELMLEVGLLSLVDGNDESASHKDYETEISDLKQEVTLLKRLVKKLEQTPTVRVEEPSITKTDTQYKMNLFSEPEVVELKLPKEPERIILPEHVTKEMLTIEQILSKATKEARDRVLSKWSQISPLSMPEYKEVVALLQDGQVVAASDEGFILTYKHEPGCKRLLREDNRKVAEQIVDYLFDASYPFTVMPEAFWLEQRQSYLEQKKRGEEPRLKQYSQDIKNVINYNEESQTKDNSFVNNIVEMYGADLVNIIDE
- the phoU gene encoding phosphate signaling complex protein PhoU is translated as MKKTKLETDYEALLQGVEKLSNLTVQSYENTLKALKTLDLEVALQIIKQDQDIDDLQEDITEEATIFIIRQQPVASDLRKILMVMRLATEYERIADYTKNLAEYIILIKQNESLEHYEKNVDKLVHMLELVIQMLKLVMEGLREEDKTKIKEAADMDKQVDEVYNELLASLITHIQVVDGKVFGTAYAILINKYIERAGDHITNIAEEILYALKGRRYHLN
- the pstB gene encoding phosphate ABC transporter ATP-binding protein PstB, which codes for MQHKFNVTDLNLFYGNFQALHHINIEIPQRQVTAFIGPSGCGKSTFLRTLNRMNDLIETVKITGSVTLDGDDIYSDIDVMKLRTRVGMVFQKPNPFPMSIYDNIAYGPRCQGIKDKKKLDEIVEKSLRGAALWNEVKDRLNKSAMGLSGGQQQRLCIARAIAMEPEVILMDEPTSALDPIATQKVEELIQQLKEKYTIVIVTHSMQQAARISDKTAFFLMGELIEFDDTDKIFTNPKDKRTEDYITGRFG
- the pstA gene encoding phosphate ABC transporter permease PstA, which codes for MSRKLKDNLLTGLIWLSAAFSVGILIMIIVFIFSNGWSKISWDFLLNNYESQTQYVNISSDQSYIAPSSLSSDALFSENLGIAIEANEDGYEVIWIDENSPVKLAKNNAGEAFPIKKGYQLEQVNSDSSRLKINHKTKGSEIIEVLNESDDLTIKVVSPGGGIFPMIISTLMLILVALLFSAPVGVLAAIYLVEYAKPGKLVNMIRFATEVLSGIPSVVYGLFGMLIFANTLKLGMSILSGGLTLMILLLPTMMRTTEEALKAVPVSYREASYGLGANKIQTLSKVILPSAIPGILVGVILSIGRTIGESAALLFTVGTFAKLPINPTSGNLSLFETGTSLTVRAYVEVKESGNIEMAAAIGIVILMIVFTLNLISRLISKKFSKANY